From one Streptomyces spiramyceticus genomic stretch:
- a CDS encoding Arc family DNA-binding protein, which translates to MNLRLRDDQQEALKLRAEEEGRSMHAIVLQAIDRYLEQEADRETVKRLGAKYAVRHADLLKRLGE; encoded by the coding sequence ATGAACCTTCGTCTTCGTGACGACCAGCAAGAAGCCCTCAAGCTCCGGGCCGAGGAGGAGGGGCGCAGCATGCACGCCATAGTGCTTCAGGCGATCGACCGTTACCTGGAGCAGGAGGCGGACCGGGAGACAGTCAAGCGTCTCGGGGCGAAGTACGCCGTGCGCCATGCCGACCTGCTGAAGCGGCTGGGGGAGTAG
- a CDS encoding MFS transporter, producing MTALEPRDAEVAPEVAEIPGVPAEQSGVLGKTHRALSIGIIAVVLLIAFEATAVGTAMPVAARELHGISLYAFAFSSYFTTSLFAMVLSGQWADRRGPLGPLATGISAFGAGLLLSGTADAMWLFILGRAVQGLGGGLVIVALYVVVSRAYPQRLQPAILAAFAASWVVPSVVGPLVSGTVTEQLGWRWVFVGIPALVVFPLVIALPAIRRMAAGPADPDAPVPAFDRRRIRLALGISLGAGLLQYAGQDLRWLSLLPAAVGGALLVPAVLGLLPRGTYRAARGLPSVVLLRGIAAGAFIAAESFVPLMLVTQRGLSPTLAGLSLAVGGATWASGSYVQSRPRMEPYRERMVSGGMVLVAAAIATAPSVLIPAVPVWVVAVAWGAGCFGMGTVIASTSVLLLKLSAPEEAGANSAALQISDGLSNVMLLAIGGAVFAALGGGAVGTAHATTSASGSHPAAFAAVFLPMAGVALAGAWVATRLRTRGD from the coding sequence ATGACCGCCCTGGAGCCGCGCGACGCCGAGGTCGCGCCCGAAGTTGCTGAGATACCCGGCGTACCCGCGGAACAGAGCGGCGTCCTGGGCAAGACGCACCGAGCCCTCAGCATCGGCATCATCGCCGTCGTCCTGCTCATCGCCTTCGAGGCGACAGCGGTCGGCACGGCCATGCCGGTCGCCGCCCGCGAGCTGCACGGGATCTCCCTCTACGCCTTCGCCTTCTCCTCCTACTTCACGACCAGCCTCTTCGCCATGGTCCTGTCCGGGCAGTGGGCCGACCGGCGCGGTCCCCTCGGGCCCCTCGCCACCGGCATCAGCGCCTTCGGGGCCGGGCTGCTGCTCTCCGGAACCGCCGACGCGATGTGGCTGTTCATCCTCGGCCGCGCCGTCCAGGGACTCGGCGGCGGGCTGGTGATCGTCGCCCTGTACGTCGTCGTCAGCCGCGCCTATCCGCAGCGCCTTCAGCCCGCGATACTGGCCGCCTTCGCCGCGAGCTGGGTCGTCCCTTCCGTCGTCGGGCCGCTCGTGTCCGGGACGGTCACCGAGCAGCTGGGCTGGCGCTGGGTGTTCGTCGGCATCCCCGCCCTGGTCGTCTTCCCGCTCGTCATCGCGCTGCCCGCGATACGCCGCATGGCGGCCGGACCCGCAGACCCCGACGCCCCCGTCCCCGCCTTCGACCGCCGCCGCATCCGGCTCGCGCTCGGCATCTCGCTGGGCGCCGGGCTGCTCCAGTACGCCGGCCAGGACCTCCGGTGGCTGTCGCTTCTCCCCGCGGCGGTGGGCGGGGCGCTGCTCGTGCCCGCCGTCCTGGGGCTGCTGCCGCGCGGCACCTACCGGGCGGCGCGCGGGCTGCCTTCGGTGGTGCTCCTGCGGGGGATCGCGGCCGGGGCTTTCATCGCCGCGGAGTCCTTCGTACCGCTGATGCTGGTCACCCAGCGCGGGCTGTCCCCGACGCTGGCCGGGCTCTCGCTCGCGGTGGGCGGTGCGACGTGGGCGTCCGGTTCGTACGTACAGTCGCGGCCGCGCATGGAGCCGTACCGGGAGCGGATGGTGTCCGGCGGCATGGTGCTGGTCGCCGCGGCAATCGCGACCGCGCCGAGCGTACTGATCCCCGCCGTCCCGGTGTGGGTGGTGGCGGTCGCCTGGGGAGCCGGCTGCTTCGGCATGGGCACGGTCATCGCCTCGACCAGCGTGCTCCTGCTCAAGCTCTCGGCCCCGGAAGAGGCGGGCGCCAACTCGGCCGCCCTCCAGATCTCCGACGGCCTGTCGAACGTCATGCTCCTCGCGATCGGCGGCGCGGTCTTCGCAGCCCTGGGCGGCGGCGCGGTGGGCACGGCCCACGCGACGACCTCGGCCTCCGGCTCGCATCCGGCGGCCTTCGCGGCGGTGTTCCTGCCGATGGCGGGGGTCGCGCTGGCGGGGGCGTGGGTCGCTACGCGACTGCGGACGCGAGGTGATTAG
- a CDS encoding IclR family transcriptional regulator: MTAETSQTLDRGLRVLKLLADTDHGLTVTELSNKLGVNRTVVYRLLATLEQHALVRRDIGGRARVGLGVLRLSRQVHPLVREAALPALRSLAEDIGATAHLTLVDGAEALAVAVVEPTWTDYHVAYRTGFRHPLDRGAAGRAILSARQGALADGQDGFTLTHGELEAGASGAAAPLVGVTGLEGSVGVVMLADTIPERVGPRVVDAAREVADALR; encoded by the coding sequence GTGACTGCGGAAACCTCCCAGACGCTCGACCGGGGACTACGTGTCCTCAAGCTGCTCGCCGACACCGACCACGGTCTGACCGTCACCGAGCTTTCGAACAAACTCGGTGTGAACCGCACCGTCGTATACCGGCTGCTCGCGACCCTGGAGCAGCACGCGCTCGTACGCCGCGACATAGGCGGACGCGCCCGCGTCGGCCTCGGCGTGCTCCGCCTGAGCCGTCAGGTCCACCCGCTCGTACGGGAGGCCGCGCTGCCCGCGCTGCGTTCGCTCGCCGAGGACATAGGTGCCACCGCGCACCTGACCCTGGTCGACGGCGCGGAGGCGCTCGCGGTCGCGGTCGTCGAGCCGACGTGGACGGACTACCACGTGGCGTACCGCACAGGCTTCCGTCACCCGCTGGACAGGGGCGCGGCGGGCCGGGCGATCCTCTCCGCCCGCCAGGGCGCCCTCGCCGACGGCCAGGACGGCTTCACACTCACGCACGGCGAACTGGAGGCGGGCGCGAGCGGCGCCGCCGCGCCGCTGGTCGGGGTGACGGGCCTGGAGGGCAGCGTCGGCGTGGTCATGCTGGCCGACACGATCCCGGAGCGGGTGGGGCCGCGTGTGGTCGACGCGGCTCGCGAGGTCGCCGACGCTTTGCGGTGA
- a CDS encoding DEAD/DEAH box helicase, translating into MTTTASHHLSPAFPGRAPWGTANKLRAWQQGALEKYIQDQPRDFLAVATPGAGKTTFALTLASWLLHHHVVQQITVVAPTEHLKKQWAEAAARIGIKLDPDYSAGPLSKEYHGVAVTYAGVGVRPMLHRNRCEQRKTLVILDEIHHAGDSKSWGEACQEAFDPATRRLALTGTPFRSDTNPIPFVAYEEGNDGIRRSSADYTYGYGNALADGVVRPVIFLSYSGNMRWRTKAGDEIAARLGEPMTRDAIGQAWRTALAPTGEWIPNVLAAADTRLTEVRKGIPDAGGLVIASDQDTAREYAKILKKITGDRPTVVLSDEKAASKKIDQFSADGSRWMVAVRMVSEGVDVPRLAVGVYATTISTPLFFAQAVGRFVRSRRRGETASVFVPTIPMLLEFANEMEVERDHVLDKPKKGSDDENPFAEEDKLLADAEKLEDEETEEQLPFEALESDAVFDRVLYDGAEFGMQAHPGSEEEQDYLGIPGLLEPDQVQLLLQKRQTRQIAHSRQKPAAEADLLEKPAEARPVVTHKQLLELRKSLNTMVGAYVHQTGKPHGVIHTELRRVCGGPPSAEATAGQLQERIKKVQEWATRMR; encoded by the coding sequence GTGACTACTACCGCCTCCCACCACCTCTCACCCGCCTTCCCCGGCCGCGCCCCCTGGGGCACGGCCAACAAGCTGCGTGCCTGGCAGCAGGGGGCGCTGGAGAAGTACATCCAGGACCAGCCCCGCGACTTCCTCGCCGTCGCGACGCCCGGCGCCGGCAAGACGACCTTCGCGCTGACGCTCGCTTCGTGGCTGCTGCACCACCATGTCGTGCAGCAGATCACCGTCGTCGCGCCGACCGAGCACCTCAAGAAGCAGTGGGCGGAGGCGGCGGCCCGTATAGGCATCAAGCTCGATCCGGACTACAGCGCCGGGCCGCTGAGCAAGGAGTACCACGGGGTCGCGGTCACCTATGCCGGTGTCGGCGTACGGCCGATGCTCCACCGCAACCGGTGCGAGCAGCGCAAGACGCTCGTGATTCTGGACGAGATCCACCACGCCGGTGACTCCAAGTCCTGGGGCGAGGCCTGCCAGGAGGCGTTCGATCCGGCGACCCGGCGGCTCGCCCTGACCGGTACGCCCTTCCGCTCCGACACGAACCCGATCCCCTTCGTCGCGTACGAGGAGGGGAACGACGGCATCCGGCGGTCCTCCGCCGACTACACCTACGGGTACGGGAACGCCCTCGCCGACGGTGTCGTGCGGCCCGTCATCTTCCTCTCCTACAGCGGCAACATGCGCTGGCGCACCAAGGCCGGTGACGAGATCGCCGCCCGCCTCGGCGAGCCGATGACCAGGGACGCCATCGGGCAGGCGTGGCGCACCGCGCTCGCGCCGACCGGTGAGTGGATCCCCAATGTGCTCGCAGCCGCCGACACGCGGCTGACCGAGGTACGCAAGGGCATCCCCGACGCCGGCGGGCTCGTCATCGCGTCCGACCAGGACACCGCACGCGAGTACGCCAAGATCCTCAAGAAGATCACCGGGGACCGGCCGACCGTCGTCCTGTCCGACGAGAAGGCCGCATCGAAGAAAATCGACCAGTTCAGCGCGGACGGCTCCCGGTGGATGGTCGCGGTCCGCATGGTGTCGGAAGGTGTCGACGTACCGCGGCTGGCTGTCGGGGTGTACGCGACGACCATCTCCACGCCCCTCTTCTTCGCGCAGGCCGTCGGGCGATTCGTGCGATCACGGAGGCGGGGAGAGACCGCTTCGGTGTTCGTTCCCACGATTCCGATGCTCCTCGAATTCGCCAATGAGATGGAGGTCGAGCGGGACCACGTCCTCGACAAGCCCAAGAAGGGCAGCGACGACGAGAACCCGTTCGCGGAGGAGGACAAGCTCCTCGCCGACGCCGAGAAGCTGGAGGACGAGGAGACCGAGGAGCAGCTGCCCTTCGAGGCGCTGGAGTCCGACGCCGTCTTCGACCGGGTCCTTTACGACGGCGCCGAGTTCGGCATGCAGGCCCACCCGGGCAGCGAGGAAGAGCAGGACTACCTGGGCATCCCCGGGCTGCTCGAACCCGACCAGGTCCAGCTCCTCCTCCAGAAGCGGCAGACCCGGCAGATCGCGCACAGCCGCCAGAAGCCCGCCGCCGAGGCCGACCTCCTGGAGAAGCCGGCCGAGGCGCGTCCCGTCGTCACCCACAAGCAGCTGCTGGAGCTGCGCAAGTCGCTCAACACGATGGTCGGCGCGTACGTCCACCAGACCGGGAAGCCGCACGGCGTCATTCACACCGAGCTGCGGCGCGTGTGCGGCGGACCGCCGAGCGCGGAGGCCACGGCGGGCCAGTTGCAGGAGCGGATCAAGAAGGTCCAGGAGTGGGCCACCCGCATGAGGTGA
- a CDS encoding type II toxin-antitoxin system death-on-curing family toxin, which translates to MKYLTVQEVLDLAEIACGGQQVAVRDLGLLSSAVHRPQSQMFGVEAYTDLFEKAAGLLQSLSVNHPLVDGNKRMAWMSTVVFLDFNGTEMVEVDQDESYKLVIEVASGVLEDVGEIARRLRALHEAV; encoded by the coding sequence GTGAAGTATCTGACGGTCCAGGAGGTCCTGGATCTGGCGGAGATCGCCTGTGGGGGGCAACAGGTCGCGGTGCGCGATCTGGGGCTGCTCAGTTCGGCGGTGCATCGCCCGCAGTCGCAGATGTTCGGTGTCGAGGCGTACACCGATCTCTTCGAGAAGGCCGCCGGGCTGCTGCAATCACTGTCTGTGAACCATCCGTTGGTCGACGGCAACAAGCGGATGGCGTGGATGTCCACGGTGGTCTTCCTCGACTTCAACGGCACCGAAATGGTCGAGGTTGATCAGGACGAGTCCTACAAGCTCGTCATCGAGGTCGCTTCGGGAGTCCTCGAAGACGTCGGCGAGATCGCCCGGAGATTGAGGGCACTGCACGAAGCGGTGTGA